One stretch of Muribaculum intestinale DNA includes these proteins:
- the ung gene encoding uracil-DNA glycosylase translates to MDVKIEPTWREELSGEWEKPYFVALTDFVRHEYRNGAAPVFPPAGKIFAAFDSCPFPEVKVVILGQDPYHGPGQANGLCFSVNAGVPLPPSLINIFKEVKDDLALESVPGDGDLSRWARQGVLLLNSTLTVEAHRAASHQGRGWETFTDAVVHRLNDDRDGLVFILWGSYAIKKGAFIDRSRHLVIESAHPSPLSAYRGFFGSRPFSRANDYLIKQGKTPVDWR, encoded by the coding sequence ATGGATGTAAAAATTGAACCTACATGGCGGGAAGAACTTTCCGGCGAATGGGAAAAGCCGTATTTTGTGGCTCTGACCGATTTTGTCAGGCATGAATACCGTAATGGCGCTGCGCCGGTATTCCCTCCTGCGGGTAAAATATTCGCAGCGTTCGACAGTTGTCCTTTCCCGGAGGTTAAGGTAGTGATTCTCGGTCAGGATCCTTATCATGGACCGGGGCAGGCCAACGGGCTGTGTTTTTCGGTGAATGCCGGTGTGCCGCTACCTCCTTCGCTGATAAATATATTTAAAGAGGTGAAGGATGATCTTGCGCTTGAGTCAGTGCCGGGCGATGGCGATTTATCGCGCTGGGCACGTCAGGGAGTTTTGCTGCTTAACTCTACTCTTACTGTGGAGGCGCATCGTGCTGCTTCGCACCAGGGGCGAGGCTGGGAGACGTTTACCGATGCTGTAGTTCATCGGCTGAATGATGACCGCGACGGGCTTGTGTTCATTCTCTGGGGTAGCTATGCCATTAAGAAGGGTGCATTTATCGACCGTAGCCGTCATCTGGTGATTGAGTCGGCACATCCGTCTCCTCTGTCGGCTTACCGTGGATTTTTTGGCTCTCGCCCGTTCAGCCGCGCCAACGACTATCTTATAAAGCAGGGGAAGACACCTGTCGACTGGAGATAA
- a CDS encoding DapH/DapD/GlmU-related protein, producing MENKTDIPEIRIDVTRQTPEELALATRQSQLIFKFNHTMPGTEEYDRLMHDIFPTLGKSSIIHSPVTAVRPHMVSIGKNVVIMPGCLMMAAGGISIDDGAMIAANVQLISNNHDLYERHIITCKPVRIGKNAWIGAGATILPGVTIGENAVVGAGSIVTRDVEADTIVAGNPARFIKRIPQHPECAAMPDPDEELQQLGLDSCGD from the coding sequence ATGGAAAATAAAACCGATATTCCCGAGATAAGAATAGATGTCACCCGACAGACTCCCGAAGAACTGGCTCTTGCCACCCGACAGTCGCAACTGATTTTCAAATTCAACCACACCATGCCGGGCACAGAAGAATATGACCGGCTGATGCACGACATATTCCCCACGCTGGGCAAATCAAGCATTATCCACTCCCCCGTTACCGCCGTGCGCCCTCATATGGTAAGTATCGGGAAAAACGTAGTGATAATGCCCGGATGTCTGATGATGGCTGCCGGAGGCATATCAATCGACGACGGTGCCATGATTGCCGCCAACGTTCAGCTTATATCCAACAACCACGACCTCTACGAACGCCATATCATAACCTGCAAACCGGTCAGGATAGGAAAAAATGCATGGATTGGCGCTGGAGCGACAATCCTGCCTGGTGTCACAATCGGCGAAAATGCTGTGGTCGGAGCCGGCAGCATAGTGACCAGGGATGTCGAGGCCGACACCATCGTCGCCGGCAATCCTGCCAGATTCATAAAACGCATACCGCAACATCCGGAATGTGCAGCCATGCCTGACCCTGACGAAGAATTGCAACAGCTCGGCCTCGACAGCTGCGGCGACTGA
- a CDS encoding polyphenol oxidase family protein, translated as MAADSVAVTSVPLVSLYDSGEVYAATTFRGLSKADDAYSGFSLCHYVGDEASHWQQCRDELASCLGISADMVVVPRQTHSARVAVVDSVPVDSRDIDGVDAVVTALQGVAVGVNTADCLPLLLCDEKAGVVCAVHAGWRGTVGGVVENAVDCMVRAGASAGDIHGFIAPHIGVCCFEVGDEVACRFHPEDVVHLADEKPHVNLSAAVVRILVSKGVPRENITDIGECTRCRSDRYFSARALGVASGRNFSFIIKQALNR; from the coding sequence ATGGCGGCTGATTCCGTTGCTGTAACCTCTGTTCCGCTTGTGTCTCTTTACGATTCAGGCGAGGTGTATGCTGCAACTACTTTCCGTGGATTGAGCAAGGCTGATGATGCTTACTCCGGATTTTCGCTGTGCCACTATGTCGGTGATGAGGCATCGCACTGGCAGCAGTGTCGGGATGAGCTCGCGTCATGTCTCGGTATATCCGCTGATATGGTTGTGGTGCCAAGACAGACACACAGCGCGCGTGTGGCGGTGGTTGACAGTGTGCCTGTCGATAGCCGTGATATTGATGGTGTCGATGCTGTGGTCACCGCATTGCAAGGAGTGGCTGTAGGTGTGAATACAGCCGACTGCCTGCCTCTGCTCCTTTGCGATGAGAAGGCAGGTGTGGTGTGTGCGGTGCATGCCGGATGGCGTGGTACTGTGGGCGGCGTCGTGGAAAATGCGGTAGACTGTATGGTGCGTGCCGGTGCGTCTGCCGGCGATATACATGGCTTTATCGCGCCTCATATCGGTGTGTGCTGTTTCGAGGTAGGCGACGAGGTGGCGTGCAGGTTTCATCCGGAAGATGTGGTGCATCTTGCAGATGAGAAACCTCATGTAAACCTTTCTGCCGCGGTTGTGCGCATACTCGTGTCAAAGGGTGTGCCAAGAGAAAATATAACCGATATCGGAGAGTGTACGCGATGCCGGAGCGACCGGTATTTTTCAGCCCGCGCTCTGGGTGTGGCTTCGGGTCGCAATTTCTCATTTATTATTAAACAAGCTCTAAATAGATGA
- a CDS encoding TrmH family RNA methyltransferase yields the protein MIVRIDSLDAAGVEVFASLTEAQLRNRLDPAQAMFIAESPKVIDVALNAGYEPVSLLCEERHIAGDAAGIIARCGDEVPVYTGSRELLAALTGYTLTRGVLCAMRRPVEKSVGEVCDGASRIVVIDGVVDTTNIGAIFRSAAALGIDGVLLTSTSCDPLNRRSIRVSMGSVFLVPWGRLPAEGYRSLQEMGFKTAAMALSDNSVSIDDAELMAEPRLAIVMGSEGDGLPRDVIDSADYVVKIPMHHCVDSLNVAAASAVAFWQLRKR from the coding sequence ATGATAGTCAGAATCGATAGCCTTGACGCCGCCGGAGTGGAGGTGTTTGCTTCTCTTACCGAGGCACAGTTGCGCAATCGTCTTGACCCTGCGCAGGCGATGTTTATCGCAGAGAGTCCGAAGGTCATTGATGTAGCCTTGAACGCGGGTTATGAACCTGTGTCGCTGTTATGCGAGGAGCGGCATATCGCAGGAGATGCTGCGGGCATTATAGCCCGATGTGGCGATGAGGTGCCGGTATACACCGGTAGCCGCGAGCTTCTTGCAGCCCTCACCGGATATACGCTTACACGCGGTGTGCTGTGCGCCATGCGTCGCCCCGTAGAGAAGAGTGTGGGCGAGGTGTGTGATGGCGCGTCGCGTATAGTTGTCATCGACGGGGTGGTCGACACTACCAATATCGGCGCCATATTCAGGTCGGCGGCGGCCCTCGGTATCGACGGGGTGCTCCTTACCTCGACCTCGTGCGATCCGCTCAACCGTCGCTCGATACGTGTGTCGATGGGTTCGGTATTTCTTGTGCCGTGGGGCCGGCTCCCTGCCGAGGGCTATCGTAGCCTTCAGGAGATGGGATTCAAGACGGCGGCAATGGCGCTGAGCGACAACTCTGTCAGTATCGATGACGCGGAGTTGATGGCTGAGCCGCGTCTGGCCATAGTGATGGGCAGCGAGGGGGACGGCTTGCCACGCGATGTCATCGATAGCGCTGATTATGTGGTAAAAATACCGATGCATCATTGTGTGGATTCGCTCAATGTAGCCGCTGCATCGGCCGTGGCTTTCTGGCAGTTGCGTAAGCGCTGA
- a CDS encoding DUF3109 family protein has product MLQIQDTLVSLDLAERFFCCDLSKCMGECCIEGDAGAPITREEYEKLKEVLPVVSDDLTPAGRKEIEERGVGYVDEEGDLVTTIVNGRDCAFCTYGPGGVCLCAVEKAYREGRIKDFRKPASCALYPVRLTRYPSFTAVNYHRWKVCRAAEVLGRKEGIRLYQFLEGPLTEYFGKEWYDELKLACEAYLDEYGG; this is encoded by the coding sequence ATGCTACAGATTCAGGATACATTGGTGTCGCTTGACCTTGCAGAGCGTTTTTTCTGCTGCGATCTTTCGAAATGCATGGGTGAATGCTGCATCGAGGGCGATGCCGGAGCACCCATTACCCGCGAGGAATATGAGAAACTTAAGGAGGTGTTGCCGGTTGTAAGCGACGACCTTACTCCGGCCGGCCGCAAGGAGATTGAGGAGCGCGGTGTGGGTTATGTGGATGAGGAGGGCGACCTTGTCACTACGATTGTCAACGGACGCGACTGCGCGTTCTGCACATACGGTCCCGGTGGCGTCTGTCTGTGTGCTGTCGAGAAGGCTTATCGCGAAGGCCGTATCAAGGATTTCCGCAAACCGGCGTCGTGTGCTCTGTATCCTGTGAGGCTCACCCGGTATCCGTCGTTTACCGCTGTGAATTATCATCGCTGGAAGGTGTGCCGTGCCGCCGAGGTGCTTGGCCGCAAAGAGGGGATACGCCTGTATCAGTTCCTCGAAGGGCCGCTTACAGAATATTTCGGAAAGGAGTGGTACGACGAACTGAAATTGGCCTGTGAGGCATATCTTGATGAGTATGGCGGCTGA
- a CDS encoding cupin domain-containing protein gives MNELKTIACGDKYAHVSVGDLHTHVGKQFVKDASAATSCEISFGTLLAGESVPFFHSHKENEENYIILSGKGRFQVDGDVFDIAEGSVVRVATGCDRNLKCSSAEPMTYICIQAKEGSLGGYTMTDAEITQRDNKL, from the coding sequence ATGAATGAATTAAAGACAATCGCCTGTGGTGATAAGTATGCTCATGTATCGGTAGGCGACCTACACACACACGTGGGGAAACAGTTTGTAAAGGATGCCAGTGCAGCTACATCATGTGAGATTTCATTTGGTACTCTTCTTGCGGGAGAGTCTGTGCCGTTTTTCCACAGTCATAAGGAGAATGAGGAGAACTACATAATTCTCTCCGGGAAAGGCCGATTCCAGGTCGACGGCGATGTGTTTGATATCGCTGAGGGTTCGGTGGTCAGGGTAGCTACGGGCTGTGACCGCAATCTTAAATGCTCATCCGCCGAGCCGATGACTTACATCTGCATTCAGGCTAAGGAGGGTAGCCTTGGCGGCTATACCATGACCGACGCCGAGATTACCCAACGTGACAACAAGCTCTAA
- a CDS encoding transposase: MSLFISRANVHDSKGAIGLAIDTACKYPTIRLLKADNGYRGPLVKNLKEGLLVELECVKSNFVTSEFKPISGRWVVERTFSWLESFRLLNSSHRQRDCDGSVCNVYVAVPLIQLHPEFITDIFILGCPWQKLPSPRPIVIHLRPLVSVTMQPHCSLTARTHLLDA, translated from the coding sequence ATATCCCTATTTATATCACGCGCAAATGTCCACGACAGCAAGGGGGCGATTGGATTGGCAATTGACACGGCCTGCAAATATCCGACGATCAGATTATTAAAGGCAGACAACGGCTATCGCGGACCTTTAGTAAAAAACTTGAAAGAGGGATTGCTTGTGGAATTGGAGTGTGTGAAATCGAATTTCGTCACATCGGAATTCAAGCCGATTAGCGGCAGGTGGGTTGTGGAACGTACCTTCTCGTGGCTTGAATCTTTCAGACTATTAAATTCTTCACACCGCCAACGCGATTGCGATGGCAGCGTGTGCAATGTTTATGTTGCGGTTCCTTTAATTCAACTTCATCCCGAGTTCATCACAGACATATTTATTCTCGGCTGTCCGTGGCAGAAATTACCTTCGCCTCGGCCAATCGTCATACATCTGCGTCCGCTTGTTTCGGTCACAATGCAACCGCATTGCTCCCTCACTGCGCGAACACATCTGCTCGATGCTTGA
- a CDS encoding PCMD domain-containing protein, with the protein MKPITHTFLIAAIAMVTTGCIRKEPLNAECDIIAATLPGDVMSQNAAIRNSEVTLFVKKGTDKSALAPEFILTEGATIDPPSGTVRNFDVPQRYTVTAEDKIWQKTYTVWVNEPGITLSYDFEHVRQQQSSRYSYDIFYEIGPDGNESFSWASGNAGYAMTGQGSSDPASFPTYQSDNGIDGKCAAMTTRITGLFGNLRNSPLAAGSLFIGEFKVNLSNTLLSTRFGRPFDRKPLRLSGYYRYTPGEMYYKLNESLSNKLEAVPGKIDEFNIYGVMFERTADVEYLNGTNVQTSPNVVALARFNDGERIPTETWRTFSLPFVYLKEIDMEKLENGQYSISIVMSSSIDGDLFSGAPGSTLMVDQVVLTCEE; encoded by the coding sequence ATGAAACCAATCACTCATACATTTCTGATTGCTGCGATTGCTATGGTCACAACCGGATGCATACGCAAAGAGCCGCTCAACGCCGAATGCGATATAATTGCGGCGACACTCCCTGGAGACGTGATGTCGCAGAACGCTGCGATACGCAACTCTGAAGTGACCCTTTTTGTAAAGAAGGGAACCGACAAAAGCGCCCTCGCTCCTGAATTCATACTCACCGAGGGAGCCACTATCGACCCGCCAAGCGGCACAGTACGCAACTTTGACGTACCCCAGCGATACACCGTTACAGCCGAAGATAAAATCTGGCAGAAAACGTATACCGTATGGGTCAACGAGCCCGGCATAACACTCTCCTATGATTTCGAGCATGTCAGACAGCAACAGTCCAGCCGATATAGCTACGATATTTTTTACGAGATAGGACCCGACGGAAATGAGAGTTTCTCATGGGCAAGCGGAAATGCCGGATATGCAATGACAGGCCAAGGCTCATCTGACCCCGCTTCATTCCCCACCTACCAGTCCGACAACGGAATCGATGGCAAATGTGCGGCAATGACCACACGCATTACCGGACTCTTCGGAAATCTACGCAATTCACCACTCGCCGCAGGAAGCCTCTTTATAGGTGAGTTCAAAGTAAATCTTTCCAATACGCTGCTGTCAACCCGATTCGGCCGTCCGTTCGACCGCAAGCCGTTGCGCCTGTCAGGATATTATCGGTATACTCCCGGCGAAATGTATTACAAACTGAACGAATCTCTGTCAAACAAACTCGAAGCCGTCCCTGGAAAAATTGACGAATTCAACATATACGGAGTCATGTTTGAACGTACAGCAGATGTGGAATACCTTAATGGCACCAACGTTCAGACATCGCCCAACGTTGTGGCGCTTGCACGATTCAACGACGGCGAAAGGATTCCAACAGAAACATGGCGCACATTCTCGCTGCCGTTTGTCTACCTTAAGGAGATTGATATGGAGAAACTCGAGAATGGCCAATACTCCATATCGATTGTAATGTCATCAAGTATCGACGGCGACCTCTTCTCAGGAGCCCCGGGAAGTACCTTGATGGTCGACCAAGTCGTATTAACCTGTGAAGAATAG
- a CDS encoding nitrous oxide-stimulated promoter family protein: MAKSSTLSAVTSEKKRVISQMIAIYCHKHHGTAGRTLCPECADMLAYACSRLDKCPRTPATHSSCRRCTIHCYSPAYRDKIKKIMRYVGPRMLFIHPISAIRHFISETRGE; the protein is encoded by the coding sequence ATGGCAAAGTCGTCGACACTATCCGCTGTTACATCTGAAAAGAAGCGTGTGATATCACAAATGATAGCCATATATTGCCACAAACACCATGGCACCGCCGGCCGCACACTCTGTCCCGAGTGTGCCGACATGCTCGCTTATGCTTGCTCCAGACTTGATAAATGTCCGAGAACGCCGGCCACGCATTCAAGTTGCAGGAGATGCACAATCCACTGCTATTCACCCGCATACCGCGACAAAATAAAAAAGATAATGAGGTATGTCGGGCCTCGCATGCTTTTCATCCACCCCATATCTGCCATACGCCACTTCATATCCGAAACAAGAGGCGAATGA
- a CDS encoding DUF5103 domain-containing protein, producing MWRVTHFAFAVLAVMLSGLMAYADDTRTRAFDSRVGALKVHPSGADMLPPVVRLGSGRSIEVSFDMIGDDRQYLRYTLVHCNADWQPDALVGSEYLDGFNDAEVEDWAFSGATTVPYVHYRIVIPDGNMNPLLSGNYLLKVYEDGKPDDILLQARFAIEEGAVGISAKVSGVTDIDYMQAHQQLEISVDGGDMLNMEDINNRLIVKVRQNGREDDIRTLQRPQYVDGRGSNGGVCAHYTHMRPLIFSAGNEYRRFETVSVDHPNMGVAEVVYADPYYHFRLTDDSPRREYTYDRTQQGRYRVREINAAEPELDADYVVVHFTLAMPELADSEIYIDGDLANRRLDATSRMHYDNDAGVYRHAMLLKQGSYNYQYVVVPRGQSSGLTAPVEGNFAQTADEYRIDVYYRAPGSRYDRLLGSSTVMSIQ from the coding sequence ATGTGGCGTGTAACACATTTTGCGTTTGCCGTGCTGGCTGTCATGCTGTCGGGATTGATGGCGTATGCCGATGATACCCGTACACGTGCATTTGACTCGCGTGTAGGTGCCTTGAAAGTCCATCCGTCCGGAGCCGATATGCTCCCTCCGGTAGTGAGACTTGGCAGCGGGCGCTCGATAGAAGTGTCGTTTGACATGATTGGCGATGACCGTCAGTATCTGCGTTACACTCTTGTGCATTGCAATGCCGACTGGCAGCCGGATGCGCTGGTGGGGAGCGAATATCTTGATGGATTCAATGACGCTGAGGTCGAGGACTGGGCGTTCTCAGGTGCCACTACGGTGCCTTATGTTCACTATCGTATAGTGATTCCCGACGGTAACATGAATCCTCTGCTTTCCGGTAATTATCTGCTGAAAGTATATGAGGACGGGAAGCCTGACGACATATTGCTCCAGGCACGGTTTGCAATCGAGGAGGGTGCTGTAGGTATTTCGGCCAAGGTGTCGGGTGTTACCGACATTGACTACATGCAGGCCCACCAGCAACTTGAAATCAGTGTCGACGGTGGCGATATGCTCAATATGGAGGATATCAACAACCGTCTGATAGTGAAAGTGAGACAGAACGGCCGCGAGGATGATATACGTACCTTGCAGCGTCCGCAATATGTCGACGGTCGAGGGAGCAACGGTGGAGTATGCGCGCATTATACCCATATGCGTCCGCTGATATTCAGCGCCGGCAATGAATACCGAAGGTTTGAGACTGTGTCGGTCGACCATCCCAATATGGGAGTGGCCGAGGTGGTGTATGCCGATCCGTACTATCATTTCCGATTGACAGATGACTCGCCGCGGAGGGAATATACCTACGACCGCACCCAACAGGGGCGCTATAGAGTGAGAGAAATAAATGCAGCCGAGCCGGAACTTGACGCCGACTATGTGGTGGTGCATTTCACTCTCGCCATGCCCGAACTTGCCGATAGCGAAATATATATCGACGGTGATCTTGCAAACCGTCGTCTTGACGCGACGTCGCGTATGCACTATGACAATGATGCCGGTGTGTATCGTCATGCCATGCTTCTTAAGCAGGGTAGCTACAACTACCAGTATGTAGTGGTGCCGCGCGGACAAAGTTCGGGGCTTACGGCTCCTGTCGAGGGCAATTTTGCCCAGACTGCCGACGAATACCGAATCGACGTATACTACCGTGCGCCGGGCTCTCGCTACGACCGTCTGCTCGGAAGCAGTACCGTAATGTCAATACAATGA
- a CDS encoding winged helix-turn-helix transcriptional regulator — MNKLPLKENFEKYTGIDSCPVRNVISRFSGKWSMLILCVLADNEATRFNAIGKALPDISPKVLTETLKNLENDGLIVRRLYPEIPPRVEYSLSTLGKSLMPHISGLVGWAIEHFDEIIGNKK; from the coding sequence ATGAACAAGTTGCCGTTGAAAGAAAATTTTGAAAAATATACCGGTATAGATTCATGCCCGGTAAGGAATGTGATTTCGCGATTCTCCGGAAAATGGTCGATGCTCATTCTGTGCGTGCTCGCCGACAACGAAGCCACACGCTTCAACGCCATAGGTAAAGCCCTGCCCGACATTTCTCCTAAAGTGCTTACCGAAACTTTGAAAAATCTTGAAAACGACGGACTGATTGTGCGCCGGCTCTATCCGGAGATACCCCCACGGGTAGAATACTCGCTATCGACGCTCGGCAAAAGTCTCATGCCACATATCTCCGGACTCGTAGGCTGGGCAATCGAACATTTCGACGAAATTATCGGTAATAAGAAATAA
- a CDS encoding C-GCAxxG-C-C family protein has product MKHTLESRLERARELRKQGYTCSQCVVMVFDDVHNLSEEAAAAVSIGLGGGVGGQHQACGTITGMAVVSGFMVAGNPAEKQKVYASIKDMCSRFAESNGSIVCGELLADRANRKPCMQYIEDSVAILHNAVEAVGN; this is encoded by the coding sequence ATGAAGCATACACTTGAATCGCGCCTTGAGCGCGCCCGTGAATTGAGGAAACAGGGCTATACCTGTTCGCAATGTGTTGTCATGGTATTTGACGATGTGCACAATCTCTCAGAAGAAGCTGCCGCTGCCGTATCTATAGGTCTGGGTGGTGGAGTCGGAGGACAGCATCAGGCATGCGGCACTATAACCGGCATGGCTGTCGTAAGCGGATTTATGGTTGCAGGCAATCCGGCTGAAAAACAGAAAGTCTACGCCTCGATAAAAGATATGTGCTCGCGTTTTGCGGAGAGTAACGGCTCCATTGTATGTGGCGAGTTGCTTGCCGATAGGGCAAACCGTAAACCTTGCATGCAGTATATAGAGGACTCTGTGGCTATACTGCATAATGCTGTTGAAGCTGTCGGCAACTGA
- a CDS encoding T9SS type A sorting domain-containing protein: MFTPLLFFLPNFAKNTTTMKYQTISLPLITLTLAITADAQTMVKEMDNAHTRFIPGAFMKNGKAAIYFSDDDEYSSRHGYNGYEAQIFDFDLNPLKSFNFQILHPYTVTEKRESTGSVVKTKVIKEERMQLSDIVPPISDTNELPSTADMESRKSHFINWFYEHNKYLDSTLSIESLTSNCYIDGTTIYISLQIQPEGYYEYSEYLTKIETYIDSSDMWGFIYTYSTQVPKYDGEWVRITWYDVPVSTLCTPRCIDVASMNVGIYLPFSQTFFNEDSKFEYVRYIAEVREDDGAVGGDIINTSNPDAAEYLFGITASDRDGDGEEDFRQKHYGVHYTGLEIVSEDNNTIYSFHIPDNCEGDASIEFFKSDNSILAQAEFSWYNENNEYLKTTRFYRMDKSSGVADVIRDENRISASPNPAVHGVPVVITVPNADKGSRAISVTSLNGVNVYNRAINPDADRISIPTQGFTPGMYIFTLTENGRNIESCKIIIR, from the coding sequence TTGTTTACGCCTTTATTATTCTTTTTGCCTAACTTTGCAAAAAACACAACAACTATGAAATATCAAACCATTTCATTACCACTCATCACTTTAACACTTGCCATCACTGCCGACGCACAGACTATGGTTAAGGAAATGGACAATGCGCACACCCGATTTATCCCCGGTGCATTTATGAAAAACGGAAAAGCTGCCATCTATTTTTCCGATGATGATGAATATAGCTCCCGACATGGATATAATGGATATGAGGCCCAGATATTCGACTTTGATTTAAATCCATTGAAATCTTTTAATTTCCAGATACTTCATCCATACACAGTAACAGAAAAGCGTGAATCGACCGGCTCTGTAGTAAAGACCAAAGTCATAAAAGAAGAACGCATGCAATTGTCAGATATAGTACCTCCAATATCAGATACGAATGAACTTCCGTCTACGGCTGATATGGAGTCCCGAAAATCACATTTCATAAATTGGTTTTACGAGCACAACAAATATCTGGATTCGACACTTTCTATTGAAAGTCTCACGTCTAATTGCTATATTGACGGCACCACAATCTATATCTCTCTGCAAATCCAACCGGAAGGTTATTACGAATACTCCGAGTATCTGACTAAAATCGAGACTTATATTGACTCCTCCGACATGTGGGGTTTCATATATACCTATTCTACACAAGTACCTAAATATGATGGAGAATGGGTCAGGATAACATGGTATGATGTCCCCGTCAGCACTTTATGCACTCCCCGCTGCATAGACGTGGCAAGCATGAATGTTGGTATATACCTGCCATTCTCACAGACGTTTTTCAATGAAGACTCAAAATTTGAGTATGTAAGATACATAGCTGAGGTACGTGAAGATGACGGCGCTGTTGGTGGTGACATTATTAATACATCAAATCCTGACGCCGCTGAATATCTGTTTGGCATCACAGCATCTGACCGTGATGGAGACGGTGAAGAAGATTTCCGACAGAAACATTACGGAGTTCATTATACCGGACTTGAAATCGTTTCAGAAGACAACAATACCATCTATTCATTCCATATTCCCGACAATTGCGAAGGGGATGCGTCAATCGAATTCTTTAAATCTGACAACAGTATTCTCGCACAAGCCGAATTCAGCTGGTACAACGAGAATAATGAATATTTAAAAACTACACGATTTTACCGCATGGATAAGTCATCAGGTGTAGCCGATGTTATACGTGACGAAAATCGCATATCGGCATCACCCAACCCGGCTGTCCACGGAGTTCCTGTCGTAATAACCGTTCCAAACGCCGATAAGGGCTCGCGCGCCATATCAGTCACATCATTAAATGGAGTCAACGTATATAACCGGGCTATCAATCCCGATGCAGATAGAATTTCAATCCCGACACAAGGATTCACCCCGGGAATGTACATTTTCACATTGACAGAGAATGGCAGAAATATCGAAAGTTGTAAAATAATAATTCGATAA